A region of the Myxococcales bacterium genome:
TTCCGGTGCCAACATCAGAGCCGACGAGGCAGCCCGGATCGGGCTCGCGAACCGGGTCTTCGAACCTGAAGAGCTGATGGCCAAGTCACTCGAAACCGCACAGGCCGTTGCAGAAGCGGGACCGGAAGCGGTGCAACTCGCCAAGCGGGTGATTCACCAAGGACAGGACGCCGATGTTCGAACGGCGCACGCACTCGAGCAGAATGCGTTTGGGCTCGTCTTTTCCAGCGAAGAACACACCGAGGGGATCGGGGCGTTTCTCGAGAAGCGGGAACCGAAATTTACGGGGTGAGGGGGTGAGTCCCTCGCCGGGGGGCTACCGGCCCAGGTTGCGACTCAGTTTGTTGGCGGCGGCTACTACGGCTGGCGCCACGGTGCCGAGCAAACGGTCTTGAGTGAGTCGGAAGCTGGGGCCCGAAGCTGAGATTGCGGCCACGGTCTGACCGCTTTCGTCGAACACCGGTGCCGCGACGCAGCACAGGCCGACTTCGTGCTCTTCCAGATCCACGCCAAACCCCTGGATGGCAACTGACGACAGATGCTCGGAGAACTTATCGCGGTCGACGATGGTGTTCGGCGTCCCGGATTCGCTGTCGGGCTGGGAGAACAATTCATTGACGAGTTTTGCACGGGGCTCGGGTGCGAGTCCGGCGAGCAAGACTTTACCCATGGCCGTGCAATTTGCTGGCAGGCGCAAGCCGATCCGAGAGGAAGTCAAGATCAGCTGCTCGGGGACTTCGCTATCGAGGTGAATCACTTCGGACCCGCGCAGCTTTGCAATGTGGACGGTTTCGCCCAGTGCCGCGCTCAACTCGGCCAGGATCGGACGAGCACTCCGCAGCAGCGTGTTCCCTCGCGCGAAGGCGCGCCCAAGTTCGAGGCAACCCGTTCCCAGACGATATTGCTCACTGCGAGCACTCTGTTCGATGTAACCATTCTCCTCGAGGGTGGCGAGGAGACGAAAGACGTTGTTTTTGTGCAGACCGAGGCGCCGAGACAAATCGCTGACACCGATTTCGTCTTTTTCAGAGAAGACCTCCAAGACCCTCAGTGCGTTGCTGACTGTCTGAATCGAATAGTCGCTCTTTGATTTTGTCATGTATGGGCTGCTCTCGGTTGCGGAGGGTTAAAGGTCAACTTGATGTTCGAACTCTATGACGTCTTCTGTCATCGCGGTTCTTGCTGTCATGGTGCCTTGCCTGGTGTCCTTTCTGGCGTCCCTTCTGGCGTCCCTTCTGGCGTCCTTGGTGTGGACAGCAAGTATGTTAACTGCGTTAACCGATGATTCGCGGTCTCGCTGATCGCCAAAATGGGTCTCAAGAAGACGGCGGTCGTAGCGGTCGTAGCGGAGGGAATATGTGAAGAGAGGGGACAAGGATTTC
Encoded here:
- a CDS encoding IclR family transcriptional regulator, producing the protein MTKSKSDYSIQTVSNALRVLEVFSEKDEIGVSDLSRRLGLHKNNVFRLLATLEENGYIEQSARSEQYRLGTGCLELGRAFARGNTLLRSARPILAELSAALGETVHIAKLRGSEVIHLDSEVPEQLILTSSRIGLRLPANCTAMGKVLLAGLAPEPRAKLVNELFSQPDSESGTPNTIVDRDKFSEHLSSVAIQGFGVDLEEHEVGLCCVAAPVFDESGQTVAAISASGPSFRLTQDRLLGTVAPAVVAAANKLSRNLGR